A stretch of Gimesia chilikensis DNA encodes these proteins:
- a CDS encoding nitroreductase family protein, translated as MDTLKAIEERRSVKAYDPEHRMTDEEIEKLLSYTMLSPTAFNIQHWRFLVVKDPELRQKLRDASWNQSQVTDASLLVVICADMKAWEKEPDRYWKNAPEPVQKALVPMILNYYKDNIEAERDEAMRSCGMAAQTMMLVAKEMGYDTCPMDGFDFDKVAELINLPEDHLISMFVVVGKALRPANERAGQLTLDEVVIYDRFT; from the coding sequence ATGGACACCTTAAAGGCAATAGAAGAAAGACGTTCAGTCAAAGCATACGATCCCGAGCATCGCATGACCGATGAGGAAATCGAAAAGCTCCTCTCCTATACCATGCTTTCCCCGACCGCCTTCAATATTCAGCACTGGCGGTTTCTCGTAGTCAAAGACCCGGAACTGAGACAGAAGCTGCGGGACGCTTCCTGGAACCAGTCGCAGGTGACTGATGCGTCGCTGTTGGTCGTGATCTGTGCGGATATGAAAGCCTGGGAAAAAGAGCCGGACCGCTACTGGAAAAATGCCCCTGAACCAGTGCAGAAAGCACTGGTGCCGATGATTCTGAACTATTACAAAGACAACATCGAAGCCGAGCGGGACGAAGCCATGCGCTCCTGCGGGATGGCCGCCCAGACCATGATGCTGGTCGCCAAGGAGATGGGTTACGACACCTGTCCCATGGACGGTTTCGACTTTGATAAAGTGGCGGAACTGATCAATCTTCCCGAGGACCACCTGATCTCAATGTTCGTGGTTGTGGGAAAGGCCCTGCGACCCGCCAATGAACGAGCTGGGCAGCTAACATTAGATGAGGTCGTAATTTACGATCGATTTACATAA